From a region of the Nothobranchius furzeri strain GRZ-AD chromosome 12, NfurGRZ-RIMD1, whole genome shotgun sequence genome:
- the rad23aa gene encoding RAD23 homolog A, nucleotide excision repair protein a — protein sequence MQITLKTLQQQTIQIEIDPDQTVKALKEKIEAERGKDNFPVSGQKLIYAGKILQDDTPIKDYKIDEKNFVVVMVSKAKPAAVASTPVSEASKPPVQDSGSTSAPAPASNPAPAPTPAAVPIPSEEAKPEPNAATTEPQQPASSSGGTLGLDASSALVTGAEYEAMLTEIMSMGYERERVVAALRASFNNPHRAVEYLLTGIPSIPVQESNPPAQAPTSGPTEAPSLAEGENPLAFLRTQPQFLHMRQAIQQNPALLPALLQQLGRENPQLLQQISQHQELFIQMLNEPVGEGGDPPEVGEMGAAGEEGAPVNYIQVTPQEKEAIERLKALGFPEALVIQAYFACEKNENLAANFLLNQGLEDD from the exons ATGCAAATCACGCTGAAAACGCTACAGCAGCAGACTATTCAGATTGAGATAGACCCCGATCAAACG GTCAAGGCCTTGAAAGAGAAGATAGAGGCTGAACGTGGAAAAGACAACTTTCCTGTTTCTGGACAGAAACTGATATATGCTGGCAAAATCTTGCAAGATGACACACCGATTAAGGACTACAAAATCGATGAGAAGAATTTTGTTGTAGTGATGGTGTCTAAG GCCAAACCTGCAGCTGTAGCCTCGACACCGGTCTCAGAAGCTTCCAAGCCCCCTGTACAGGACTCTGGCTCCACATCAGCACCCGCCCCAGCATCAAACCCTGCTCCAGCTCCCACCCCAGCAGCTGTCCCTATTCCTTCTGAGGAGGCCAAACCAGAGCCAAATGCTGCAACCACAGAACCACAACAACCAGCCAG CTCCAGTGGTGGGACTCTGGGCCTGGATGCTTCCTCAGCACTTG TGACAGGAGCCGAGTACGAGGCCATGCTGACGGAGATCATGTCCATGGGCTACGAGCGGGAGAGGGTGGTGGCAGCGCTACGAGCCAGCTTCAACAACCCCCACAGAGCTGTGGAGTACCTCCTCACT GGTATCCCCAGCATCCCAGTTCAGGAGAGTAATCCACCAGCGCAGgcccccacatctggacccacagaGGCCCCATCTTTAGCAGAAG GAGAAAACCCACTTGCATTCCTGCGCACACAGCCCCAGTTTCTGCACATGAGACAGGCCATCCAGCAGAACCCGGCTCTGCTCCCAGCTCTGCTCCAGCAGCTCGGTCGTGAGAACCCTCAACTCCTACAG CAAATCAGCCAGCACCAGGAGCTGTTCATCCAGATGCTGAACGAGCCGGTGGGAGAGGGGGGGGACCCGCCCGAGGTTGGTGAGATGGGGGCAGCAGGAGAGGAGGGCGCCCCCGTCAACTACATCCAAGTTACGCCTCAGGAGAAGGAAGCCATAGAAAGG TTAAAAGCACTGGGTTTCCCCGAGGCCCTGGTGATCCAGGCCTATTTCGCCTGTGAGAAGAACGAGAACCTGGCAGCCAACTTCCTCCTCAACCAGGGACTGGAAGATGACTGA